The Castanea sativa cultivar Marrone di Chiusa Pesio chromosome 4, ASM4071231v1 sequence ATTCAGTGGGCTGGCTCtaattttacacacacacacaccacgGGTTGGTCTTTGGGATTATGTGAGCTGATGGGCATGAGTGAACTAAAAGGGATCTTGAGTTGGAGCTTTGTTTGAAGGTTAAGCCGGCTGCAGTTTTCAATGCGTGGGCTTGGGCATTTTTAGTGGAGTGGGCTTatgtggttttttattttaaatggaaTTTGGGTCCAATCCGGCCTAAACACAAACCCCACTCAACCCACATTATCttatctttatttcttttttccactAGCCgggttttgggtattttggttgATTTGTGAGAGTAGTGTTGTGGTCGTTGGGTTCTCCGTGggattaattttgatttttggagTGATAGTCTCTCATGGGTGATTGCTAAGATTAGATTTTTGTGTTGGTGGGTTGTGTTTGATTGCCAAGAAAGTGtaagaaagcaagaaaaaaaaaattttaattcacgttttgatttatttatttatttttctgatgtggacttttttatttttaaatttgtcaattacgattttttttatcatttcccTGCGTAgacattttttgttagtttgttaATAGTAAGAATTAACTGTTAACAAAATGTAGAAATCAAATTGACTGTGATCCCAAAATATAGGAACCACCAAAATGTATTTTCGcctatttattttcttggtttaGCCTTGGAAATGGAAATAGTTTCACTTTGTAAGTGGGTACATAGTTATCAAACTATGTACCCACATAAATTGAGATACCCTTTTATGTAAGAATTCCATTGAAGGGTCCAACAACTAcataatggaaaaaataaattttttcattcCTTACACTTCTTCTCTTGGACTAGGCAAGATTGATTCAAAGTTCTCATGtgagaacaaaaaaatttattctctaaGAGAGTTGGCACGCACCCAACtaactctttattattttcatttatttcataCATAAGATCTAATATTCAGTtacaattaaagaaaaaaattgtaacatggtgaaaaataaaaagcgtTAGTAAAAATATCCTAGCAAGAAAGATTATCGCCAGGTGCAACACCAATTTGAGTACAGTATTGTTGGTAATACTGGATTCGAGACTGAACTTTAGTAGGTTCTTTACCATCACATTCAACGGGACCATTAATAGCTCGAATTGTTGCTCCAAAACCTTGGCTTACAGATTGGTGAACAATGGTCATCCAATACCACAAGGCAGTCTTAAACGAGATATTTGCATCATTGGCAACAGTTTCAGGAGAGCCTAGCCCATCAAACTGATTTGCATTTCCAGCTGCTCCATAATTGTAATTCCAGGTTAGTTGAAGTGGTCCACGACCATAGTATCGTTTGCTAGGATTGCATGGATAGTCAGTTCTGGTTGTGTCACAATAGTTTTCCGTGGTTGGAACATCTCTTTCTTCTATATAGCATAAACCTGTCCAAACAACAACATTTTAATTCAACTCTCAGGGATAAGTCCTTGCAAATAATATGTTTGCCTTTGGAAAGgcctaaaaagtaaaaactttgggttttctttttaggatttggcttatgtactttttttttattggaagcgtttttttattttaaatatacaatagcAAGTGATAGTGGGTTTTAATATCCaccttttatttaattagtgcGTGATGTGTCAGtttcttatcaaaataaaatgagattCTAATTTAGAAAGTATGGAAGGTAAGTTAAATCcttctttttttagatatatttttaggtcaaacttataaatttcctcatttttatttactgtaatttctttttgatgaaaatatttatattaccttcagaaaataaaaaatcaataaaagcCATCTAATCGcactattattatataattgtaACTTAAATACACGACTATTACGCACAAATATGCATGTCTATGATTTTATATGCATAATCATACGTACATACCATTCTAATATGAAAACTACGCAAATATCTGTTATAAAGCTATTGTTTGTTtaagataatttatttttattgccttattatgcttaaaattttcattaattatggTAAAAATACGGTTCTACATAATATAAAGtaaagctccaaaaaaaaaaaaaaaaaaaattgtatcttcatcttattttcattttcaaacttCGGAAAACCAATGTTGcccttttattttctgttgAGGCTTATTAAActaaattgtaatttgataaATC is a genomic window containing:
- the LOC142631591 gene encoding endochitinase EP3-like, with product MVALSLQKSLLTLVIVGILAANVKGACNCAANECCSKYDFCGTTAEYCGEGCKSGPCTTTTNDVSVPDIVTEAFFNGILNQAQGDCPGKSFYTRAAFLDALNSYNQFAKSGSSDDGKREIAAFFAHVTHETGSLCYIEERDVPTTENYCDTTRTDYPCNPSKRYYGRGPLQLTWNYNYGAAGNANQFDGLGSPETVANDANISFKTALWYWMTIVHQSVSQGFGATIRAINGPVECDGKEPTKVQSRIQYYQQYCTQIGVAPGDNLSC